In the Populus trichocarpa isolate Nisqually-1 chromosome 8, P.trichocarpa_v4.1, whole genome shotgun sequence genome, TGTGAACCGATTTTTCGATTACTCTGAAAGAAGAATCCTGGGACATGGGATGAAAATTGCCAAAAAGCTTTCGATAAGATCAAGCAGTACTTACAAAAACCACCATTGTTGGTACCCCCCGTGCACGGAAGGCCACTCATCCTGTATTTAATTGTGACCGAATCAGCTATGGGTTGTGTGTTGGGGCAACAGGATGAGTCAGGATGAAAGGAGCAAGCCATCTACTATTTGAGTAAGAAGTTCACCGAGTGTGAATCCCGTTACAGTATGGTAGAGAAGTTATGTTGTAGTTTGGTGTGGAGTGCGAAGAGGTTGCGACAATATATGTAATACTACACTACCTGGTTGATCTCAAGAATGGACCCACTAAAGTATATCTTTGAAAAGCCATACATGTCGAGTAGAATAGCCAGATGGCAAGTACTGTTGGCTGAGTATGACATCATCtacatgacaagaaaatcaGTAAAAGGAAGCAAAATTGCTGATCATTTAGCTAATAATGCTATTGAGGATTATGAGCCATTGAACTTTGACTTTCTTGATGAAGATGTGCTAGTaatggaaaaggaagagaagagtGGTTGGTGGGCCATGTATTTTGACAGCGCAGTAAATGTATCGGGCAACGGGGCAGGTGCTGTGATAATTTCCCCAGAAGGAAAGCAATATCCTATCTCAGTAAAGCTGCACTTTAGTTGTACAAACAAcacagctgagtatgaagcttgcatcCATGGATTGGAAGCTGCATCAAAGATGAAGGTAGGGAAATTAGAAGTATATGGAGACTCAATGCTAACAATCTGTCAGGTAAAAGGTGAATGGCAGACAAGGGATGAAAAGTTGAGACCATACCAGGAATACCTCTCCAAATTGGCTGAAAGCTTTGATGAAATAGAATTTGCTCATTTAGGAAGAGATAAAAATCAGTTTGCCAATGCGTTAGCTACCTTAGCTTCTATGGCTATAATTGATTGTGGTGCCAAAATTCAACCTGTAAGCATCAAGATCAGAAATTCTCCCTCTCATTGTTGtttaatagaagaagaaacggACAACGACCCATGGTACACGGATATAAAAAGATTCATCCAGCATCAAGAGTACCCGTCGGGAGCCTCGAAGATAGATAAAAGGACCTTTAGAAGAATGGCTATGAAATACTACATAGATGGGGAGATTTTGTATAAAAGGTCATTTGATGGGACTTTGTTGAGATGTCTAGGTGATCTGGAAGCCAACAAGGCCCTACAAGAAGTGCATGGTGGAATTTGTGCTACCCACGCAAACAGACACATGATGGCTAGGCAATTGCAAAGAGCAGGTTATTTTTGGCTGACCATGGAGAAAGATTGCATAAATTTTGTCCGAAGGTGCCACAAATATCAAGTGTATGGCGACAAAATCAATGCGCCTCCTGCACCCTTATTTAACATGGTGTCTCCTTAGCCCtttgcaatgtggggaataGATGTGATTGGGCCTATTAATCCAAAAGCCAGTAACGGACATCGTTTTATCCTTGTAGCGATTGATTACTTTACCAAATGGGTAGAGGCCTGCTCATATGCCCATTTGACTCAGAAAGTGGTCAAACGGTTCATCGAGAAAGATCTAATCTGTAGATACGGTGTACCCGAGAGAGTGGTGACTGATAATGCTCAAAACTTCAATAGAAAGATGATAGCAGAGCTATGCACAAAGTAGAAGATCAAGCATTCCAACTTGTCCCCTTACAGACCTAAGATGAACGGCGCCGTAGAAGctgctaataaaaatataaagaagattGTTCAGAAAATGGTGATTACTTACAAAGATTGGCATGACTGGCTTTCTTATGCTCTCCATGCGTATCGAATAGCAGTGAGGACATCAACCGGGGCTACACCATACTCTTTagtatatggaatggaggcaGTGGTACCATTGGAAGTAGAAATTCCCTCTTTAAGGGTCCTCATGGAATCTGGACTCGAGGAGACTGAGTGGGTCAAGATACGATACGAGCAGCTAAATATGATCAGCGAGAGAAGGTTAGCAGCAATTTGTCACCACCAGTTGTATCAAAGAAGGGTGGCCAAGGCATATGAATGAAAAGTTCGGCCAAGAGAGTTCAAAGAAGGAGATTTAGTATTGAGGAAAATTTTGTCAGTACCAGGAGAAGATCGCAGTAAATGGGCGCCCAATTATGAAGGACCTTATATAGTGAAGAAGGCATTTTCAGGAGGGGCGTTGATGCTAACAAGAATGGATGGGGAAGACGTAGTTAGGCCTGTGAACTCCGATTCTGTAAAGAAATATTATCCATGATGTATAAGTCTTTATCAAGTCAATAAATAAGATTGGGCCAATGATTTCTCTttgcatatttttcataaaaggtgcctgccaaaaaaaaaaaaaccaaagaaccCAAAAATACACCCTTACAACCTCGCATGATCTCATAGACCTAATTGATCTCTTTTACCAAAATCCATTTCCCTATTggagttttaaaaaattgatctggcatttttatttcaaaaataatttgatgtttattcaaaaacgatatttttgacattcgacttgtagaatgacaaatgaatcaagcaactccatCATTAAGGtgactaaattataaacaaaaaaattgtgaaaaagaaaagaaaagaaaaaaaataaatgaataaacacccttaccccatgactcttgaatcatgtgtttttaaatgtatgaataatggtatgAAGTGAACTTGTTGCTCATGACCcatgaaatgcatctttgcaaagaccaaaccatcacactggatgaggtcaaagtttattgatcttaactgcttgcgcttgaaatgaggaaagaccatctttgttattcctttcacgtTATGAAATAAGTACATCCCTTGCTATTCCTTTTTTAgcctaaataatttttctttcatgaaaaaaaaatcccgactaggatcacaccccacactggggggcaagagaaaatttcaatgagaaaagagaaaaagccgtgagaaagccaaaaaggCATAAGAgctcaagaaactcaaatgctaaGGGGCATGTCTAAATCACTAGAAAAAGTGACATCCAAGATAAAGTGAGTATGCCCtagcaaagcaataaaaaagaagaagcaacaaatcaaagaagagcggcaaaagaaaatatgaatgacgTCAAGAGTCAAACTGTTGATAGTGATCctcagtctttgaaaccctaaaacactctttgagccttatgaatccttttcttCCATAGCCAAAAACCACAGCCTACGTTACGTGCCTGtaaaagtcctttctaatcaagcaagtaagcaacctagaacaataaacaatgctctcaaaatgcaaagaatacttttttttcataagattcatgacatcaagaataaactactcattattattcatgctgataaaaatgaatgttaaaaaaaaaatacaagtgttttctcaaacaaaatctcgagctttttctcgagcccttcactttaaaaacctaaaaaaacaaaaggtcaccTCATGATGTATTTTCACCAAAGACCTCATTGCCAAACACAAGAGCACATAATCTCttttacaagaaagaaaataaccaagaagttgcaagatttcaaaagtaAATTGTTTTAGGCTCACAGcgaaacaatttttgttttcaaaatgcaagatcaagatttcaagcttTATTCTCGACCCATATCCTTCACCAaactgaaaaggagagaaatgagagaagagcctcttaaaaccattatttgtctaAGTAGCTGACAGAGCACACTTGGGGGGCAATGAGCAATATAAGGGGGcaacattgtgtttagaagaaaaaaattctagaaaaagaGATGGTAATTTCCTTCAACCAGACAGGGGGCATTTGGTTTACAAAAGACAGCTTGATCCTTTCAGCAAGTGACACTGAATTTTTCTAGCAGTGAAACGAGGAGTAATGAGTGGTCCTCTCAAATTATTTAACGAGTCAGAAAATCTTTAGCAAGCAAGTGGGTCACGATGGGTACCACAAAGGTTGAGTTGTGCAAACAAATCTGGAAATAGACTTACATGGGCCAACTCGAGTGGGCTAGAAGCCAAATGACAAAGATGACCCAAATCAGAGGTAGCAAGTCCTTATCAATCAAGCAACaagaagactaagaagaaatgggggcctatatttcaaatcaggtaaagatgcatgcatatcatctaaactttgagatattgaaaaatgagttttgcaaatttCATAAGAGAAAATTTTGGCGGAATCCATCAAGTGGAAGGCCGACTTGAAATGGCcaaagattgaaattgcttttgaaaatttttcatttttgagaatttttcaacctAGGCAGGCCGCCCATGAGAATTAGGCCACCTGAAAAATCTCTGTGTTTTTCCACCTTCTTTGAGTGCGTCTTCGAGCCTTCGATCATCATTTTTAgggcgccttcgagccctcatctCCTTTCAAGTGCGTCTTTGAGCCCTTGACCATCCAaggtagtgtgtttcctaaccctacctctCTTTTGAGTACGTCTTCAAGCCCTCACCTCTTTTGAACGTGCCTTTGAACCCTCGCTTCCTGTCGAGCGCGACTTTAAGCCCTCGCTTCATTTCGAGCgcacctttgagccctcgctttttCTCGAgcacgcctttgagccctcgcttcctttcgagcgcgccttcgagccctcgaccatcctTTTGAGTGcaccttcgagccctcattttcctttctctttttacttgggtaggttacccatcacaatgagacccttttctttggatttgtcaaaaaaaaaattcctcgttttattcttcatcgggcaggtcgcttggaacaattagaccactcgcgaaacccttttcgcgttttattcttcctatcgggcaggtcgcctggaacaattagaccactcgcgaaaccctttttgtgttttatttttcatcgggcaggtcgcttggaacaattagaccactcatgaaacccttttcgcgttttactctTACTATCAGGCAGGTTGCctagaacaattagaccactcgcgaaacccttttcgcgttttattcttcatcgggcaggttgcctggaacaattagaccactcgcaaAACCCCTTTTCGCGTTtcttcttcctatcgggcaggtcgcctggaacaattagaccactcgcgaaacctttttcgcgttttattcttcaacgGGCAGGTCGCCaagaacaattagaccactcacGAAActcttttcgcgttttattcttcctatcgggcaggtcgcttggaacaattagaccactcgcgaaacccttttcgcgttttattcttcctatcgggcaggtcgcctggaacaattagaacactcgcgaaaccctttttgcgttttatttttcatcgggcaggtcgcctggaacaattagaccactcgcgaaacccttttcgcgttttactctTACTATCGAGCAGGttgcctggaacaattagaccactcgcgaaacccttttcgcgttttattcttcatcgggcaggtcgcctggaacaattagaccactcgcgaaacccctttttgtgtttcttcttcctatcgggcaggtcgcctggaacaattagaccactcgcgaaccCTTTTCACGTTTTACTCTTTCTATCGGgtaggtcgcctggaacaattagaccactcacgaaacccttttcgcgttttattcttcatcgggcaggtcgcctgaaacaattagaccactcgcgaaccCCTTTTTGCATTTTACTCTTCCTATCgagcaggtcgcctggaacaattagaccactcgcgaaacccttttcgcgtttctTCTTCCTATCGTTTTTCACGTTTTATTCTtactatcgggcaggtcgcctggaacaattagaccactcgcaaaacacttttcgcgttttattcttcatcgggcaggtcgcctggaacaattagaccactcccgaaacccttttcgcgtttcttcttcctatcgggcaggtcacctggaacaattagaccactcgcgaaacccttttcgcgttttattcttcaacgGGCAGGTcgtctggaacaattagaccactcgcgaaattCTTCGCGTTCTTTTATCATCGGGCAGGTTGCCCAAATTTGatccatttcaaaaaaaaaacaaacaaaaaaacaaaaaaaacaaaaacaaaaaaaagtgggTCATCGTCCAAATGacttgttttttgatttgtacATCTCTCTGTAAAAGTCATATGTCAATCTCCAGTTTTCGAAGTTTTTAAGACtctaaaaaaaaagcacaaaagtTCTTTCTAtatttacttttctttataaatttactacgcaaagctaaaagaaaaaattttctaatatctttgcatagtaattattataaagagggggcaactgtcataacccaatttttgacccttttattttaattattattattattttatttactgaaaatgataaaaaaatttgaaaaacaatgatgaaaaaaacaagtaaaaataaaataaataaagaatgaaataaaatttgggttaagggcaacatgattgaaagctgaaagatttaattaaatttttgactagtttaattaatcaagtcaagggtttaattggagaatcgataagttttgagacttaattgagcttggaattagtttaattaatcaaatcaagggcttaaatGAAGagttgataagttttgagacttctTTGAGCTtgtcattaattaaattaatgaaatcagggacttaattgaagaaatagcaaagtttggggttaattggagGCACGATTGCAACAGATTAAAGTTCAAGGACTAACTTGTAAAAGGCGCCGAAATGCAGGGGAAATTACGGTTTAAACCAGGggcttaattataaaattttgaaacttcATGGGTCAAAACGAAAATGGCCACTGTTTATCTCCAAACGACGTCGATTTGAAGAtgttgttcatcttcttcttctttaagccAGCGAccgttttctaaaaaaaaataaaaataaataaaaaaatgaaaaaaatagaaaaaatagaaaaatatgtgtatgcatgaataaaaataatataaatttactggtttattcaccaacgccagagttaggaataaaatactggtttaaatttatattatttttattcgttatattttattttatttagcaaaaaaaataaaaaatatatgtgcatgtataaaaaattaaatttattttattggtttattcactgacgccagagtcaggaataaaaacattcatttaattagtttttttgtttttttgtttaactacataagaaataaaaatatgtgaatgcgtaataaaatgaatttaggttatttgtttattcactagcgttagagtcaggaataaaaaaatattgatctaaatttattttatagctacgtaatagtTACCAACGCCAGACTTGGAATtattcgtagttgaatattcattgACGCTAGAGTTAGGAATATTGTGAATAAATCATCAGAccataaaccaataaaaatttagcaatttaagacaaaaacagCAATGCAGTTTGTCTTAGatagaacgtttaaggggtgataatatcttcccttttgtgTAACCAGTCTCGAACCATAGAATCTATGTTGACCAGTTagagttcctagtgaccataatactaggtggcgactcctcaaacaagacattttcccctaaaagaacaagatgccagaaatctgttcttttttccatattcgagaattaatttttaggaccgccgcgatgtcgggtgcgacaccCACCCTGCCACCATTAATACAACCCATGCCCTGCAGACAACCGGCCACCTTACCCTGCAGGGGTAAAGTAGCCTTGTTTCCCTCCTGCGTCTTGATGGAACAAGGCAGGGGGGACTCTCTCTCCGCTTGGCTATAAATACAGAGAAGGGAGAAGACACGAGGGAagggggaaaaagaagaaaccgAAAGAGAGCAGAACAGAGGAGGGAGGATTCCGAGTgtagagaagagagaaaccgaACAGAGGggaataagaaaaagaagaggaagatttGTTTGAGAGACAGAGGAGAGAAAGCCAAAACAGAAGTGGGGAAGAGAAGAACAGAGACTGGTGGTCTCagcacagagaagaagaaggaccGTTCCTCGCCCCCCGGGCACCACCGCCATGTTTCCTTTCCACCGCCACAGCAGCACCGCCATCCCGCCACCGTCAGCGCTGCCAACGCCAGCAGAACcagagagggagaagagaaacaGGACAGAAcagagagggaagaaaaaaaacaaagaccgCGGGCTCTGCacagaggaggagaagaaaagacaGTCGCGCCACCGCCTGGAATCATCGTCATTTCTCCTCCCAGCTGCTGCCCCGACCACCTTCCGCCACCGCCAGACCGAAAACAGCGAAGAACAGAATAAACACAGGAGAGGGGCAGAGAAAGCAGAAGGCagcaggaagaagaagaagcagccaCTAGCAGCAATCACCGTATGTCGTTGCTGCCACCACCGTCACCTCTCCACCGCCAGCTCATCTACCCAAAGTCTTCTGTTGCAGGTAACACCCTC is a window encoding:
- the LOC112328501 gene encoding uncharacterized protein LOC112328501 gives rise to the protein MDPLKYIFEKPYMSSRIARWQVLLAEYDIIYMTRKSVKGSKIADHLANNAIEDYEPLNFDFLDEDVLVMEKEEKSGWWAMYFDSAVNVSGNGAGAVIISPEGKQYPISVKLHFSCTNNTAEYEACIHGLEAASKMKVGKLEVYGDSMLTICQVKGEWQTRDEKLRPYQEYLSKLAESFDEIEFAHLGRDKNQFANALATLASMAIIDCGAKIQPVSIKIRNSPSHCCLIEEETDNDPWYTDIKRFIQHQEYPSGASKIDKRTFRRMAMKYYIDGEILYKRSFDGTLLRCLGDLEANKALQEVHGGICATHANRHMMARQLQRADVIGPINPKASNGHRFILVAIDYFTKWVEACSYAHLTQKVVKRPKMNGAVEAANKNIKKIVQKMVITYKDWHDWLSYALHAYRIAVRTSTGATPYSLVYGMEAVVPLEVEIPSLRVLMESGLEETEWVKIRYEQLNMISERRLAAICHHQLYQRRVAKAYE